The following proteins come from a genomic window of Mauremys mutica isolate MM-2020 ecotype Southern chromosome 7, ASM2049712v1, whole genome shotgun sequence:
- the SLC29A3 gene encoding equilibrative nucleoside transporter 3 isoform X2 produces MDYFESYISIASTVPSVLCLIGNFVLVNRVSASIRILSSLAVMLAVFVVITVLVKMDTSTWTRRFFVITIVCVVIVSSASTIFSSSIFGLTSCFPMKNSQALISGQAMGGTVSAVASVVDLAAAADVTDSALAYFLTADVFIIVCIVVYLILPKLEYSRYYMRSHKGSTHPAGVLPSSYLEGADESQGITNSSFPAKGTSVQNIPPLRPILMKTAVLGFCVFYVFFISIIIFPSISSSIESVNKDSGSLWTNKYFIPFTSFLLYNFADWCGRQITAWIQAPGPKSKLLPALVLLRTLSLPLFMLCNYQPRIHIKMVIFNKDVYPAVFIALLGLSNGYLGTLAIIYGPKILPRELAEATGVVMTFYLTLGLALGSACSILLVHLI; encoded by the exons GGTATCTGCCAGCATCCGCATTCTGTCCTCCTTGGCTGTCATGCTGGCTGTCTTCGTGGTGATCACTGTGCTGGTGAAAATGGACACATCCACATGGACACGGCGTTTTTTTGTCATAACCATAGTTTGCGTGGTTATAGTCAGCAGTGCCTCAACCATCTTCTCCAGCAGCATCTTTGGCCTGACAAGCTGTTTTCCCATGAAGAATTCTCAGGCGTTGATTTCAG GTCAGGCCATGGGGGGCACAGTCAGTGCTGTGGCATCGGTGGTggacctggcagcagctgctgatgTTACAGACAGCGCCTTGGCCTACTTCCTGACAGCAGATGTCTTCATCATTGTCTGCATTGTGGTATACCTGATTCTTCCCAAGTTGGAATACTCCAG GTACTACATGAGAAGCCACAAGGGTAGCACACACCCAGCTGGTGTATTGCCTAGCAGTTATTTAGAGGGAGCAGATGAATCACAAGGCATTACCAACAGCTCATTTCCAGCCAAAGGGACCAGTGTCCAAAATATCCCACCCTTACGTCCTATCCTGATGAAGACTGCTGTCCTGGGCTTCTGTGTCTTCTATGTCTTCTTCATCTCTATCATCATATTTCCTTCCATCTCCTCCAGCATAGAATCTGTCAACAAGGACTCGGGGAGCTTATGGACCAATAAGTACTTCATCCCCTTCACCAGTTTCCTTTTGTACAATTTTGCTGACTGGTGTGGACGGCAAATCACCGCCTGGATCCAGGCCCCTGGCCCAAAGAGCAAACTGCTCCCTGCTCTGGTCCTCCTGAGGACTTTGTCACTACCCCTATTCATGTTATGTAACTATCAGCCTCGGATCCATATCAAAATGGTAATCTTCAACAAAGATGTCTACCCGGCTGTCTTCATTGCACTCTTAGGACTCAGCAATGGTTACCTGGGTACCTTAGCTATCATCTATGGCCCCAAGATCTTGCCAAGAGAGTTGGCAGAGGCAACAGGGGTGGTGATGACATTTTACCTGACATTAGGGTTGGCGTTGGGATCTGCCTGCTCAATTCTTTTGGTCCATCTAATATAG